A genomic window from Glycine soja cultivar W05 chromosome 10, ASM419377v2, whole genome shotgun sequence includes:
- the LOC114372620 gene encoding FRIGIDA-like protein 4a: MGSIPDPGELSELTQPSFDEFQRQTSLMTSCTLLWKELSDHFSSLEQDLNHKSEALKRKIRTLDNTTSDSLRLLDRRETSLDATLQIALRTLDTRRTAALSALLTDADDIINSSPDGEVDDTTGLILKLKSFCLRMDAFGFFAFVSAKKKELDGLRAEMPVALAECVDPAKFVLEAISEVFPVDKRGDKAGHDLGWACVLVLESLIPVVVDPVIGKSRLLVTPIVKEQATEIAETWKTSLEERGGVENVKTPDVHTFLQHVVTFGIVKNEDSDLYRKLVIASAWRKQMPKLALSLGLAQQMPDMIEELISKGQQLDAVHFTYEVGLVEKFPPVPLLKSFLKDAKKVAASILEDPNNAGRAAYLAARKEQSALRAVIKCIEEYKLEDEFPPENLKKRLDQLEKVKTVKTEKRKPVAVPANKRTRASNSNGGPMPPAKAGRLTNAYVSSFPAAPTFVRSPSHGQYPAALPPYPSPPHMYGSRSPPTNPYAAYSPEPAPAIAGSYPAAPMNYPPAYGGYGNVLAPTYQQAYYR; the protein is encoded by the exons ATGGGGTCCATCCCCGATCCAGGCGAGTTGAGCGAGTTGACTCAGCCGAGCTTCGACGAGTTCCAGCGCCAAACTTCCCTCATGACCAGCTGCACCCTCCTCTGGAAGGAGCTCTCCGACCACTTCTCCTCCCTCGAGCAAGACCTCAACCACAAATCCGAAGCCCTCAAACGCAAGATTCGCACCCTCGACAACACTACTTCCGACTCCCTCCGCCTCCTCGATCGCCGCGAAACCTCCCTCGACGCCACGCTCCAGATCGCCCTCCGCACGCTCGACACGCGCCGCACCGCTGCCCTCTCCGCCCTCCTCACCGACGCCGACGACATCATCAACAGCTCCCCCGACGGTGAGGTCGACGACACCACCGGCCTCATCCTCAAACTCAAGTCCTTCTGCCTCCGCATGGACGCATTCGGGTTCTTCGCCTTCGTCAGCGCCAAGAAGAAGGAGCTCGACGGCCTACGCGCCGAGATGCCTGTGGCTCTGGCGGAGTGCGTTGATCCGGCGAAATTCGTGCTGGAGGCGATCTCCGAGGTGTTTCCGGTCGACAAGAGAGGGGACAAGGCCGGCCACGACTTGGGCTGGGCCTGCGTCCTTGTCCTGGAGTCGCTGATTCCGGTCGTGGTCGACCCCGTCATCGGAAAATCGAGGCTGTTGGTGACTCCTATTGTGAAGGAGCAGGCCACGGAGATCGCAGAGACTTGGAAGACCAGCCTCGAGGAGCGCGGTGGCGTGGAAAACGTGAAGACCCCTGACGTCCACACTTTCTTGCAGCACGTCGTTACCTTCGGGATTGTCAAGAACGAGGACTCCGATTTGTACCGGAAGCTTGTTATTGCTTCCGCTTGGAGGAAACAGATGCCGAAGCTCGCGCTTTCGCTTGGTCTCGCTCAGCAAATGCCTG ATATGATTGAAGAGTTGATCAGCAAAGGGCAGCAGCTTGATGCGGTTCACTTTACATATGAAGTGGGTCTTGTGGAAAAGTTCCCTCCTGTTCCCTTGTTGAAGTCTTTTCTCAAGGATGCTAAGAAAGTTGCGGCTTCTATTTTGGAAGATCCTAACAATGCAGGCCGAGCTGCG TACCTAGCTGCAAGGAAAGAGCAGTCTGCACTCAGGGCTGTGATTAAATGCATTGAAGAATACAAACTTGAGGATGAGTTCCCACCAGAGAATCTGAAGAAGCGACTTGACCAGTTGGAGAAGGTGAAGACGGTGAAGACCGAGAAAAGGAAACCGGTTGCTGTTCCTGCCAATAAGAGAACTCGAGCAAGCAACAGCAATGGAGGTCCAATGCCACCAGCCAAAGCTGGGCGTTTGACTAATGCATATGTATCATCTTTCCCTGCTGCTCCTACATTTGTCAGGTCTCCATCACACGGGCAATACCCAGCTGCTCTTCCACCTTACCCTTCCCCACCCCACATGTATGGCAGCAGAAGTCCCCCGACAAATCCTTATGCTGCTTATTCACCTGAGCCGGCACCGGCTATTGCAGGGTCTTACCCGGCAGCTCCCATGAACTATCCTCCTGCATATGGTGGCTATGGAAATGTTTTGGCTCCCACTTATCAGCAGGCTTACTACCGATAG
- the LOC114370446 gene encoding pentatricopeptide repeat-containing protein At4g14850, with translation MNVPRPPNLLGSFLESAVLSRSSLLGRAVHAHILRTHDTPLPSFLCNHLVNMYSKLDLPNSAQLVLSLTNPRTVVTWTSLISGCVHNRRFTSALLHFSNMRRECVLPNDFTFPCVFKASASLHMPVTGKQLHALALKGGNILDVFVGCSAFDMYSKTGLRPEARNMFDEMPHRNLATWNAYMSNAVQDGRCLDAIAAFKKFLCVDGEPNAITFCAFLNACADIVSLELGRQLHGFIVRSRYREDVSVFNGLIDFYGKCGDIVSSELVFSRIGSGRRNVVSWCSLLAALVQNHEEERACMVFLQARKEVEPTDFMISSVLSACAELGGLELGRSVHALALKACVEENIFVGSALVDLYGKCGSIEYAEQVFREMPERNLVTWNAMIGGYAHLGDVDMALSLFQEMTSGSCGIALSYVTLVSVLSACSRAGAVERGLQIFESMRGRYGIEPGAEHYACVVDLLGRSGLVDRAYEFIKRMPILPTISVWGALLGACKMHGKTKLGKIAAEKLFELDPDDSGNHVVFSNMLASAGRWEEATIVRKEMRDIGIKKNVGYSWVAVKNRVHVFQAKDSFHEKNSEIQAMLAKLRGEMKKAGYVPDANLSLFDLEEEEKASEVWYHSEKIALAFGLITLPRGVPIRITKNLRICIDCHSAIKFISKIVGREIIVRDNNRFHRFKDGWCSCKDYW, from the exons ATGAATGTGCCGCGTCCTCCAAACCTGCTTGGTTCTTTTCTGGAATCAGCCGTTTTAAGTCGCTCCTCCCTCCTCGGCCGTGCCGTCCACGCGCACATCCTCAGAACCCATGACACCCCTCTCCCCTCCTTCCTCTGCAACCACCTCGTCAATATGTACTCCAAACTCGACCTTCCCAACTCAGCTCAACTCGTTCTCTCACTCACCAACCCTCGCACCGTCGTCACCTGGACCTCTCTCATCTCCGGCTGCGTTCACAACCGTCGTTTCACCTCCGCCCTCCTCCACTTCTCTAACATGCGCCGCGAGTGCGTCCTCCCTAATGACTTCACGTTTCCCTGCGTCTTCAAAGCCTCGGCTTCGTTGCACATGCCCGTCACCGGGAAACAGCTCCACGCCCTTGCCCTAAAGGGTGGCAATATATTGGACGTTTTTGTCGGGTGCAGCGCCTTTGACATGTACAGCAAAACAGGCCTTCGACCCGAGGCTCGCAACATGTTCGATGAAATGCCGCACAGAAACTTGGCCACGTGGAATGCGTATATGTCTAATGCAGTTCAGGATGGTCGGTGTTTGGATGCAATTGCAGCGTTTAAGAAGTTTCTTTGTGTGGATGGAGAGCCTAATGCAATAACATTTTGTGCATTTCTCAATGCGTGTGCTGACATTGTGAGTTTGGAGCTTGGGCGTCAGTTACATGGATTTATAGTTAGGAGCCGGTACAGGGAggatgtttctgtttttaatggACTTATTGATTTCTATGGAAAATGTGGGGATATTGTGTCTTCTGAATTGGTTTTTAGTAGAATTGGTAGTGGCAGGAGGAATGTTGTTTCTTGGTGCTCTTTGCTTGCTGCTCTTGTGCAAAACCATGAGGAAGAAAGGGCGTGTATGGTTTTCCTGCAGGCGAGGAAGGAAGTTGAGCCGACGGATTTCATGATATCAAGCGTACTCAGTGCATGTGCTGAGCTCGGGGGGCTTGAATTGGGAAGATCAGTTCATGCTCTTGCTCTTAAAGCATGTGTTGAGGAGAATATATTTGTTGGGAGTGCACTTGTTGACTTGTATGGAAAATGTGGAAGTATAGAGTACGCGGAGCAAGTCTTTAGAGAAATGCCTGAGAGGAACCTAGTCACTTGGAATGCAATGATAGGTGGATATGCACATCTGGGTGATGTTGACATGGCTTTGAGTCTCTTTCAGGAGATGACATCGGGCAGCTGTGGCATAGCACTGAGTTATGTGACACTAGTTTCGGTATTGTCAGCATGTAGTAGGGCAGGGGCAGTGGAGAGAGGCTTGCAGATATTTGAATCCATGAGAGGGAGATATGGAATTGAACCAGGTGCTGAGCATTATGCATGCGTTGTGGACCTTCTTGGAAGGTCTGGTTTGGTAGATCGTGCAtatgaatttattaaaagaatGCCAATTCTTCCAACTATATCTGTTTGGGGAGCTCTACTCGGGGCTTGCAAGATGCATGGGAAAACAAAGTTGGGGAAAATTGCAGCAGAAAAATTATTTGAGCTTGATCCTGATGACTCTGGCAATCATGTAGTGTTTTCTAACATGCTTGCATCTGCTGGCAG ATGGGAAGAAGCCACTATTGTCAGGAAGGAAATGAGAGATattggtattaaaaaaaatgttggttaTAGTTGGGTTGCTGTAAAGAATAGAGTCCATGTTTTCCAAGCAAAGGATAGTTTTCATGAAAAGAACTCTGAAATTCAGGCAATGCTAGCTAAGCTGAGAGGGGAGATGAAAAAAGCTGGGTATGTTCCTGATGCCAATCTATCGCTCTTTgatttagaagaagaagaaaaggcttCAGAAGTGTGGTACCACAGCGAGAAGATTGCCCTAGCTTTTGGCCTCATAACTCTCCCTCGTGGAGTGCCCATACGTATCACAAAAAATCTTAGGATCTGTATAGATTGTCATAGTGCCATTAAGTTCATCTCAAAAATTGTTGGAAGAGAAATTATTGTGAGAGATAATAATCGTTTTCATCGCTTTAAAGATGGCTGGTGCTCTTGTAAAGATTATTGGTAA